A single Natrinema pellirubrum DSM 15624 DNA region contains:
- a CDS encoding Nramp family divalent metal transporter, whose protein sequence is MGVIDRLKAIGPGALVAAAFVGPGTVTTASVIGAEYAYLLVWTIAFSIIATIVLQEMSARLGLITQEGLGEAFRDEFDNPVPRTISIALVVSAIGIGTAAFQTGNIVGGAAGLSTITGISENVWGPIMGIVAGALLWTGSYKLIERVFIGLVGIMGGAFLLNAVMVRPDFGSLATGLVPAVPEGSAYLIAGLVGTTVVGYNLFLHASTVQERWDGPEDLAECRTDTIGMVIVGGLITTAIVVTAAAVFPEGTQITGVGEMADQLEPVFGGYALTFFAIGLFAAGFTSAMSAPLAGAYATAGALGWERDLTSMRFRAIWMTILGVGIVFSALDYNPVQVIVFAQVANGLLLPILAVFLIYAMNNRDLLGEYTNTTLQNVLGGLVTLVVVGIGLRTLYDVLLV, encoded by the coding sequence ATGGGAGTCATTGACCGCCTCAAGGCAATCGGACCGGGCGCGCTCGTCGCGGCGGCGTTCGTCGGTCCGGGAACGGTAACGACCGCGAGCGTGATCGGCGCGGAGTACGCCTATCTGCTCGTGTGGACGATCGCGTTCTCGATCATCGCGACGATCGTCCTCCAGGAGATGAGCGCACGGCTGGGACTGATCACGCAGGAAGGGCTGGGTGAAGCGTTCCGAGACGAGTTCGACAATCCGGTGCCGCGGACGATCTCGATCGCGCTCGTGGTGAGCGCGATCGGCATCGGAACGGCGGCGTTCCAGACGGGCAACATCGTCGGCGGCGCGGCCGGGCTGTCGACGATCACCGGTATCAGCGAGAACGTCTGGGGTCCCATCATGGGGATCGTCGCCGGCGCGCTACTGTGGACCGGCAGCTACAAACTGATCGAGCGGGTCTTCATCGGCCTCGTCGGTATCATGGGCGGGGCCTTCCTGCTCAATGCCGTCATGGTCAGGCCCGATTTCGGGTCGCTCGCGACCGGGCTCGTCCCCGCGGTGCCGGAGGGATCGGCCTACCTCATCGCCGGTCTCGTCGGGACGACCGTCGTCGGCTACAACCTGTTCTTGCACGCGAGTACCGTTCAGGAGCGATGGGACGGTCCCGAGGACCTCGCGGAGTGTCGGACCGACACGATCGGGATGGTCATCGTCGGCGGCCTGATCACGACGGCGATCGTCGTCACGGCCGCCGCCGTCTTCCCCGAGGGAACCCAGATCACCGGCGTCGGCGAGATGGCCGACCAGCTCGAGCCGGTCTTTGGCGGCTACGCGCTGACCTTCTTCGCGATCGGCCTGTTCGCGGCCGGCTTCACGAGCGCGATGAGCGCGCCGCTGGCCGGTGCCTACGCCACCGCCGGCGCGCTGGGCTGGGAGCGGGACCTGACCTCGATGCGGTTCCGGGCGATCTGGATGACCATCCTCGGCGTCGGGATCGTCTTCTCCGCACTGGACTACAACCCCGTGCAGGTGATCGTCTTCGCACAGGTCGCCAACGGGCTCCTGTTGCCGATCCTCGCCGTCTTCCTCATCTACGCGATGAACAACCGCGACCTGCTCGGCGAGTACACCAACACCACCCTCCAGAACGTCCTCGGGGGGCTCGTCACGCTCGTCGTGGTCGGTATCGGCCTCCGAACGCTCTACGACGTCCTCCTCGTCTGA